One Eubacteriales bacterium mix99 genomic window carries:
- the argF gene encoding ornithine carbamoyltransferase, producing MDLYPYKPEKPFGQKHLLGLQSYSSDEIFQILSLALQLKEQRRNRIAHPLLKGKTLAMIFTKSSTRTRVSFEVGMYQLGGSALFLSSDDIQLGRGETIEDTAKVLSRYVDGIMIRTYRQRDVEDLAKYGTVPVINALTDLLHPCQILADLMTIYEKKSTLQGLKLAFIGDGNNVAHSLLIGCSKVGMDISVGCPAGYEPKSEIVETTKKNAFIAGSSVQITHSPQEAIANANAVYTDVWSSMGKEAESSERIKSFSPYQVNSALFALAKHDAVFLHCLPAHRGEEVTTEIIDGPHSIVFDEAENRLHTHKAIMALLMK from the coding sequence ATGGATCTGTATCCTTATAAACCGGAAAAGCCCTTTGGGCAGAAGCATCTGTTGGGGCTTCAGTCCTACAGTTCAGACGAGATATTTCAAATTCTCTCCCTGGCGCTCCAACTGAAAGAGCAGCGCAGGAACCGCATTGCCCATCCTCTGCTGAAGGGAAAGACACTGGCCATGATCTTTACCAAATCCTCCACCCGCACCAGAGTCTCCTTTGAGGTGGGAATGTATCAGCTGGGAGGTTCGGCTCTGTTCCTCAGTTCCGATGATATTCAGCTCGGCCGGGGAGAAACCATAGAAGATACCGCAAAGGTTCTTTCCCGATATGTGGACGGCATCATGATCCGGACCTATCGGCAACGTGATGTGGAAGATCTGGCTAAGTACGGCACCGTCCCCGTCATCAATGCACTGACCGATTTACTGCACCCCTGCCAGATTCTGGCGGACCTGATGACAATCTATGAAAAGAAATCCACCCTGCAGGGTCTGAAGCTCGCCTTTATCGGCGACGGGAACAATGTGGCCCATTCCCTGCTGATCGGCTGCTCCAAAGTGGGAATGGATATCTCCGTAGGCTGCCCCGCCGGTTATGAGCCAAAGTCGGAAATCGTGGAAACAACAAAGAAAAACGCGTTCATTGCCGGCTCTTCGGTGCAAATCACCCACAGTCCACAGGAAGCCATTGCAAATGCGAATGCAGTCTATACCGACGTTTGGTCCAGTATGGGAAAAGAGGCGGAAAGCAGCGAAAGGATTAAGTCGTTTTCCCCCTATCAGGTAAACTCTGCCCTCTTTGCCCTTGCCAAACACGATGCTGTCTTTTTGCATTGCCTGCCTGCCCACCGGGGGGAGGAGGTCACCACCGAAATCATTGATGGGCCTCATTCCATCGTATTTGACGAGGCGGAAAACCGCTTGCACACGCACAAAGCCATTATGGCTCTGCTGATGAAATAG
- a CDS encoding glucose-6-phosphate isomerase, with amino-acid sequence MKRYEDQQWKESMGITLDFNNMMSGMIGEEQGISGSSMEAMSDSLASAAKAMETKRAEGRMDWRDLPYNQKETVEDIKRTASRIRDRFDAFVVLGIGGSALGPIAVQRALNHAHYNELPREKRDGYPRFYVEDNVDPEKMQALLDVIDLTKTTFNVITKSGSTSETMSQFLIIKDMLQQKLGDRYREHLIATTDRENGNLIRIAKEEGLKTFYIPRGVGGRFSEMSPVGLLSAAVCGIDIEEMLAGAAYMDEICQDESACENPAYMAATLQYLAMKSGKNISVMMPYADSLRYIADWYAQLWAESLGKRVNSRGETVHAGQTPVKALGVTDQHSQVQLYTEGPFDKVVTFLRVGRYRTTVKISNGFEGIPAVSFLGGHTMNELIHAEQTATEYALLKAKRLNWTIILPEVNAFTVGELLYFLEVETAFAGELLGINAFDQPGVEEGKNATYALLGRPGYEAKKAELAARPEKKPEYVLKGKVKEPVGGAV; translated from the coding sequence ATGAAGAGATATGAGGATCAGCAGTGGAAGGAAAGCATGGGAATTACCCTGGACTTCAATAACATGATGTCCGGGATGATAGGAGAGGAGCAGGGCATTTCCGGAAGCAGCATGGAAGCGATGTCCGATTCCCTTGCGTCTGCCGCCAAAGCCATGGAAACAAAGCGTGCAGAAGGCAGGATGGATTGGAGGGATCTTCCCTATAATCAGAAGGAAACGGTGGAGGATATCAAGCGTACCGCATCCCGGATCCGGGATCGGTTTGATGCCTTTGTGGTTCTGGGGATCGGTGGTTCTGCCCTGGGTCCCATTGCAGTACAGCGGGCACTGAATCATGCCCATTACAATGAATTGCCCCGGGAGAAGCGGGATGGATATCCCCGGTTTTATGTGGAGGACAATGTGGATCCGGAAAAAATGCAGGCTTTGCTTGATGTGATCGATCTTACGAAAACCACATTCAATGTCATCACCAAATCGGGCAGTACATCGGAGACCATGTCCCAGTTCCTGATTATAAAGGACATGCTTCAGCAAAAGCTTGGTGATCGATACCGGGAGCATCTGATTGCCACGACAGATCGGGAAAACGGCAATCTCATCCGGATCGCAAAAGAAGAAGGGCTGAAAACCTTTTATATTCCCAGGGGAGTGGGCGGCCGGTTTTCCGAGATGTCTCCCGTGGGCCTGCTTTCCGCGGCAGTGTGCGGCATTGACATTGAGGAGATGCTGGCTGGTGCAGCCTACATGGATGAGATCTGCCAGGATGAAAGTGCCTGTGAAAACCCTGCTTATATGGCGGCAACCCTTCAGTATCTTGCCATGAAGTCCGGCAAGAATATCTCCGTCATGATGCCGTATGCGGATTCCCTGAGGTATATTGCAGACTGGTATGCGCAGCTTTGGGCAGAAAGCCTGGGAAAGCGTGTCAACTCCAGGGGAGAGACGGTTCATGCGGGGCAGACTCCTGTTAAGGCTTTGGGAGTGACCGATCAGCATTCCCAGGTTCAGCTCTATACGGAAGGTCCCTTCGACAAAGTGGTTACCTTTCTGAGAGTGGGAAGATACCGTACTACTGTGAAGATTTCCAATGGATTTGAAGGGATTCCCGCTGTGTCCTTTCTTGGAGGGCATACCATGAATGAGCTGATCCATGCTGAGCAGACGGCGACGGAATATGCCCTGCTGAAGGCAAAAAGGCTGAATTGGACCATTATCCTGCCGGAAGTGAATGCCTTTACCGTAGGCGAACTTTTATATTTCCTTGAAGTGGAGACGGCGTTTGCCGGGGAGCTTTTGGGTATCAATGCCTTTGATCAGCCGGGAGTGGAAGAAGGAAAAAATGCAACCTATGCGTTGCTGGGCCGTCCGGGGTATGAAGCAAAAAAGGCAGAACTTGCTGCAAGGCCGGAGAAGAAGCCGGAATATGTATTGAAAGGGAAGGTAAAGGAACCGGTCGGCGGCGCTGTATAA
- a CDS encoding HD domain-containing protein, which translates to MEIRKFLSFMEESEQLKSVLRTAWTSTGRRESTAEHSWRLALFAAVLSDSFPELDLSKVLIMSLIHDIGEIYDGDVSAASCPDKKIKYESEYRAVQSVFSILPEPQARRMVNVWLEYNEGTTPEAKLVKALDKAETIIQHNQGDNPPDFDYLFNLSYGREYFEGNELLQQLRSFLDERTKQKILNHNNSYPQ; encoded by the coding sequence ATGGAGATAAGAAAATTCTTATCTTTTATGGAAGAATCGGAACAGCTGAAATCTGTATTGCGAACGGCCTGGACCAGCACAGGACGCAGGGAAAGCACTGCGGAGCACTCATGGCGGCTTGCTCTTTTTGCCGCTGTTCTGTCAGATTCTTTCCCTGAGCTGGACTTATCCAAAGTTCTGATAATGAGTCTCATTCATGATATTGGCGAAATCTATGATGGCGATGTTTCCGCTGCGTCATGCCCGGACAAGAAAATAAAATACGAATCCGAATATCGGGCGGTGCAGTCTGTTTTTTCGATTCTGCCAGAACCACAGGCCCGCAGAATGGTGAATGTCTGGCTGGAATATAATGAAGGCACAACGCCGGAAGCCAAACTGGTAAAGGCATTGGATAAGGCAGAAACGATTATACAGCATAACCAGGGTGATAATCCGCCGGACTTCGATTATTTATTCAACCTGAGCTATGGCAGGGAATATTTTGAAGGCAATGAGCTGCTCCAGCAGCTTCGGTCTTTTCTTGATGAGAGAACAAAGCAAAAAATTCTGAATCATAATAACAGTTATCCGCAGTGA
- a CDS encoding Na/Pi symporter has translation MLDILQVLIHFVVGSLLIVTGVNTMGSTLEQANSKLLDKAMRAFSRNKWTSFFTGILLTGLVQSSTAVTILTIGFVDSGIMKLESAVGIIYGANIGTTFTAQFMSFQITQYSRYILIAGCILSFGPMRKFRTAGNVLAGIGLLFSGLELMDKSVNILKNNAFLVQWLQAHSDNVFLCLLAGLVITMLVQSSSATVGMTILLFNGGLLPLSSAVALTLGDNIGSCIVAQIAGMESSTAGKRAAWAHTIYNIAGVLLAWLFLSQFCRFVQFMTHWMGQDSSRLIANAHTMFNVLSAMLFLPISKYYVRFLQCVIPERKPIRRLKESRHL, from the coding sequence ATGCTGGATATTTTACAGGTACTGATCCATTTTGTCGTCGGATCCCTATTGATTGTGACCGGCGTGAACACCATGGGAAGCACACTCGAGCAGGCAAACTCGAAGCTTCTGGATAAAGCCATGCGTGCATTTTCAAGGAACAAATGGACTTCCTTTTTTACCGGCATCCTGCTGACCGGTCTGGTACAGAGCAGTACAGCGGTAACGATTTTGACGATAGGATTTGTGGATTCCGGCATCATGAAGCTGGAAAGTGCAGTCGGCATTATTTACGGCGCAAATATCGGGACGACGTTTACCGCCCAGTTCATGAGCTTTCAGATTACCCAATATTCCCGGTATATCCTGATAGCCGGGTGTATTCTGAGTTTTGGCCCGATGCGAAAGTTCAGGACAGCAGGCAATGTACTTGCAGGCATCGGTTTGTTGTTTTCGGGATTGGAGCTGATGGATAAAAGCGTAAACATCCTGAAGAACAATGCTTTTCTGGTTCAATGGCTGCAGGCTCACTCGGACAACGTCTTTCTGTGTCTGCTTGCCGGTCTGGTGATCACCATGCTGGTGCAGAGCAGCAGTGCAACGGTCGGAATGACCATATTGCTGTTCAACGGCGGATTGCTGCCGCTTTCTTCCGCTGTTGCGCTTACCCTGGGGGACAATATAGGGAGCTGTATTGTTGCCCAGATCGCCGGTATGGAATCCAGCACGGCGGGGAAGCGGGCCGCATGGGCCCATACCATTTACAATATTGCCGGCGTTCTGCTGGCATGGCTTTTCTTGTCTCAATTCTGCAGGTTTGTTCAGTTTATGACCCATTGGATGGGGCAGGACAGCAGCCGCCTTATTGCAAATGCCCACACGATGTTCAATGTGCTGAGCGCCATGCTGTTTCTGCCGATTTCAAAGTATTATGTGAGATTTCTTCAGTGTGTCATTCCGGAAAGGAAACCGATCCGCCGTCTGAAGGAATCCAGGCACCTTTGA
- a CDS encoding helix-turn-helix transcriptional regulator, with the protein MKTRVKEMRTANGWTQQQLADLVHVSARTIISIEKEQYNPSLMLSYRMARVFRTTIEDLCCLKENKELEDRKYEGL; encoded by the coding sequence ATGAAAACAAGAGTGAAAGAGATGCGAACTGCCAATGGATGGACACAGCAACAGCTTGCCGATCTGGTTCATGTTTCTGCCAGAACCATTATTTCCATCGAAAAAGAGCAATATAATCCTTCCCTGATGCTCTCTTACCGGATGGCCCGGGTGTTCAGAACAACCATTGAAGATTTGTGCTGCCTGAAAGAGAATAAAGAATTGGAGGACAGAAAGTATGAAGGACTCTAG
- the carB gene encoding carbamoyl-phosphate synthase (glutamine-hydrolyzing) large subunit gives MPKRHDINKVLVIGSGPIVIGQAAEFDYSGTQACKALREEDIEVVLVNSNPATIMTDPDMADKVYIEPITLEMMIRILRRELPDGILPTLGGQTGLNMAVKLSESGILEELGIELLGTSLDSIRKAEDRGRFKKAMEEIHEEVAQSIIATSWEEAETFAIGSGFPVIIRPAYTLGGTGGGIAHDMEECRSIVAKGLKNSMIHQVLLEQSVAGWKEIEYEVIRDNADNCIVVCNMENFDPVGIHTGDSIVTAPSQTLSNREYQMLRTASIRIIRALRIRGGCNIQFALNPFSYEYVVIEVNPRVSRSSALASKATGYPIARVASKIAVGLNLDEIKNPVTGNTCACFEPALDYVVTKVPRWPFDKFITADRTLGTQMKATGEVMAIGRTFEESLLKAIDSLDIRLNYHLGMKEIATWSGGDIRNSLKNPDDERIFVVSEALNRGYSIDEIYDMTKIDRFFLKKLKNISGIGRKIRVLSQKNLTKEILYDCKKYGFGDSYIAELIGTHGNEIRNLRKKWNLKPSYKMVDTCAGEFEAVTPYYYSSYDRYDDVRPSDNTKVIVLGSGPIRIGQGIEFDYCSVHCVKTLQKLGLEAIIINSNPETVSTDFDTSDVLYFEPLTLECVLDIIEKEKPLGVVVQFGGQTALNLAEPLRKNGVNILGTSVEDIDKAEDRNKFLQVLHSLDIPLPTGSTAFTLEESLKIAHSIGYPVLVRPSYVLGGRAMQIVYSDRELEEYMAAAVQAAQNHTILIDKYIVGREVEVDAVSDGKDVVIPGIMELIERAGVHSGDSFSVYPPWNLSPAVRRQIVDTCIRIGKELRIKGLFNIQFVIDPEDHLLVLEANLRASRTVPVLSKITGVPMVDLATRIMLGTSLADLGYRTGLIPESPLVTVKAPVFSFSRMTTVDPFLGPEMKSTGEVMGTDTSCIRALTKAMLASSMKIPDRGNTGKTAVNGSVYDKTTEFIIARKG, from the coding sequence ATGCCGAAAAGACATGATATCAATAAAGTACTGGTCATTGGCTCCGGCCCTATCGTCATTGGACAGGCAGCCGAATTCGACTATTCCGGTACCCAGGCCTGCAAGGCTCTTCGGGAGGAAGACATCGAAGTGGTGCTGGTAAACAGCAATCCCGCCACCATCATGACCGACCCGGACATGGCCGATAAAGTTTACATCGAACCCATCACCCTGGAAATGATGATCCGGATCCTCCGCAGGGAACTCCCGGATGGCATTCTGCCGACACTGGGCGGGCAGACCGGTCTGAATATGGCCGTAAAGCTTTCGGAGAGCGGGATTCTGGAAGAGCTGGGCATTGAACTGCTGGGGACTTCCCTGGACTCCATCCGGAAAGCGGAAGACAGGGGACGGTTCAAAAAAGCCATGGAGGAAATCCATGAAGAAGTAGCACAAAGTATCATTGCCACCTCCTGGGAAGAGGCAGAAACTTTTGCCATCGGATCAGGATTTCCCGTCATCATCCGGCCAGCCTATACCCTGGGTGGCACCGGAGGCGGCATCGCCCATGATATGGAGGAATGCAGATCCATTGTGGCAAAAGGCCTGAAGAACAGCATGATTCATCAGGTCCTGCTGGAGCAGAGCGTTGCGGGCTGGAAGGAAATCGAGTATGAAGTGATCCGGGACAATGCGGACAACTGTATTGTTGTGTGCAATATGGAAAATTTTGATCCTGTGGGCATCCATACCGGGGACAGTATTGTAACGGCTCCCAGTCAGACCCTTTCCAACCGGGAATATCAGATGCTGCGTACCGCTTCCATCCGGATCATACGCGCCCTCAGGATCCGGGGCGGCTGCAACATCCAGTTTGCATTGAATCCCTTCAGCTACGAATATGTGGTTATCGAAGTAAATCCCAGGGTAAGCCGGTCCAGCGCACTGGCATCCAAAGCCACCGGTTACCCCATCGCGAGGGTAGCCAGTAAAATCGCCGTGGGGCTGAATCTGGACGAAATTAAAAATCCCGTGACCGGAAACACATGTGCCTGCTTTGAACCGGCACTGGATTATGTGGTAACCAAGGTGCCAAGATGGCCTTTTGATAAATTCATCACCGCCGACCGCACCCTGGGAACCCAAATGAAAGCCACCGGAGAAGTCATGGCCATCGGTCGGACTTTTGAGGAATCCCTGCTGAAGGCGATCGATTCCCTGGATATCCGGCTGAACTATCATCTGGGCATGAAGGAAATCGCCACCTGGAGCGGCGGGGACATCCGGAATTCCCTGAAAAATCCCGACGACGAAAGGATATTTGTAGTTTCCGAAGCATTGAACCGCGGATACAGCATCGATGAAATATATGACATGACAAAAATTGACCGGTTCTTCCTCAAAAAGCTGAAAAACATAAGCGGCATCGGCCGGAAAATCCGAGTCCTGTCCCAAAAGAATCTTACAAAAGAGATCCTGTATGACTGTAAAAAATATGGATTCGGAGATTCGTATATCGCCGAGCTGATCGGCACCCATGGAAATGAAATCCGAAATCTTCGGAAGAAATGGAATCTGAAGCCTTCCTACAAAATGGTGGATACCTGCGCAGGAGAGTTTGAAGCGGTCACCCCCTACTACTATTCCAGCTATGACCGGTACGATGATGTCCGTCCCTCAGACAATACAAAGGTCATTGTACTGGGATCCGGACCCATCCGCATCGGACAGGGAATCGAATTCGATTACTGCAGTGTCCATTGCGTCAAAACCTTGCAGAAGCTGGGACTGGAAGCCATCATCATCAACAGCAATCCGGAAACGGTCAGCACGGATTTTGACACTTCGGACGTTCTCTATTTCGAGCCCCTGACCCTGGAATGTGTGCTGGATATCATCGAAAAGGAAAAGCCCCTGGGTGTCGTTGTCCAGTTCGGCGGTCAGACTGCACTGAATCTGGCAGAACCTTTGCGGAAGAACGGTGTCAACATTCTGGGTACCTCGGTGGAGGACATCGACAAGGCGGAAGACCGGAATAAATTCCTGCAGGTCCTCCATTCCCTGGATATCCCCCTGCCAACCGGCAGTACGGCCTTTACTTTGGAGGAATCCCTGAAGATTGCCCACTCCATCGGTTATCCCGTCCTCGTCCGCCCTTCCTATGTGCTGGGCGGCAGGGCAATGCAAATTGTTTACAGTGACAGGGAACTGGAGGAATATATGGCTGCCGCTGTCCAGGCCGCGCAGAATCATACGATTCTTATCGACAAGTATATTGTCGGCAGAGAAGTGGAGGTGGATGCCGTCAGCGACGGAAAGGATGTGGTGATCCCTGGTATCATGGAACTCATCGAACGGGCCGGTGTCCACTCCGGAGACAGCTTTTCCGTTTATCCTCCATGGAACCTCTCCCCTGCCGTCCGCAGGCAGATCGTGGATACCTGCATCCGGATCGGAAAAGAGCTCCGCATCAAGGGACTGTTCAACATCCAATTTGTGATTGATCCGGAAGATCATCTCCTCGTGCTGGAGGCCAATCTCCGGGCAAGCCGGACCGTACCGGTCCTGAGCAAGATAACCGGTGTCCCCATGGTGGACCTGGCAACCCGAATCATGCTTGGAACCTCCCTTGCCGATCTGGGCTACCGGACAGGCCTGATCCCGGAATCCCCGTTGGTCACCGTAAAGGCTCCCGTCTTCTCCTTTTCCAGGATGACCACCGTGGATCCCTTTCTGGGACCGGAGATGAAGTCCACCGGTGAAGTAATGGGGACGGACACCTCCTGTATCCGGGCCCTGACCAAAGCAATGCTCGCTTCCAGCATGAAGATCCCCGATCGGGGAAATACCGGGAAAACAGCCGTAAACGGCAGCGTGTACGATAAAACAACCGAATTCATAATAGCAAGGAAAGGATGA
- a CDS encoding cation-translocating P-type ATPase — protein sequence MTNTSNPVETGLTSDEVRRLQEQFGKNELTPPKKHNFFKKALHILCEPMFLLLLAAAAIYFVLGEPHDGRIMLIFVTGMITIDVVQEWKTDKTLNALKDLSEPRIAVIRDGKQQTIASADLVPGDLMMIQEGIKVPADGVIVKCADLRIDESSLTGEAESVWKTAEGDAEPSGDYWRKDRCYAGTLVNQGSAAVRVTNIGTGTEYGKIGKSVAGAPQEDTPLQKQINHLVKTCAGIAGGLFILIGIFTWRNLPDHGFPDRLTESVLSGITLAMAMIPEEFPVILTVFLSMGAWRLAKKHSLVRRLPSVETLGAVSVLCVDKTGTITKNQMSVEDIWVAAGDRQGLVETMGLACETEPFDPMEKAMLSYCEDQGISRKHLFEESGFLTEYSFTNDLKMMGHVWRHEGEIRIAAKGSPERIFTICNLTGEQRAEAERQNTELSGRGLRVIAVAMAKPASEAEIPDAITDCRLTLLGLVGLADPPRENVRADIAVCNQAGIRVVMITGDSGATASAIAGKIGLPHSGDILTGDRLSAMSDEDLQRAVQTVSIFSRVLPEHKMRIVRAFQENGEIVAMTGDGVNDAPALKYADIGIAMGKRGSEVAREAADLILMDDNFTTIVESVRDGRRIFDNIRKAVGYVFTIHVPIAFASLLAPLLKIPPAALPLLPLHIVLLEILIDPTCSIVLERQPAETDIMERRPRDPKKKLLTPGLFLKSSLQGLFIFAASFSAYFSLLKGDVSRAPVARSMGLAILMLANLFLVQVNSSDSDPAFRSMRRLAGDRVMQVANAGTLLLLALILYSPLSGILKLSALSAPLLLTAVGLAAASVLWYDLIKYIKKRNTK from the coding sequence ATGACAAACACATCAAACCCTGTCGAAACAGGCTTAACCTCAGACGAAGTCAGACGCCTTCAGGAGCAGTTCGGTAAAAACGAGCTGACGCCCCCAAAAAAGCACAACTTTTTCAAAAAGGCGCTGCACATTCTCTGTGAACCCATGTTTTTGCTGCTATTGGCGGCAGCCGCAATTTATTTTGTTCTTGGAGAACCCCATGATGGAAGAATCATGCTTATTTTTGTAACCGGTATGATCACCATAGATGTGGTTCAGGAATGGAAAACCGACAAAACCCTGAATGCCCTGAAAGATCTGTCCGAGCCCCGCATTGCCGTCATCCGTGATGGAAAGCAGCAAACCATAGCCAGTGCGGATCTGGTACCCGGCGACCTTATGATGATCCAGGAAGGAATAAAGGTTCCCGCCGACGGGGTGATCGTCAAATGTGCAGATCTTCGCATAGACGAGTCTTCCCTTACCGGAGAAGCCGAAAGCGTCTGGAAAACCGCGGAAGGAGATGCCGAACCTTCGGGGGATTACTGGCGAAAGGACCGCTGTTACGCGGGAACACTGGTAAACCAGGGGTCCGCTGCCGTTCGGGTGACGAACATTGGTACAGGCACAGAGTATGGGAAAATCGGTAAAAGCGTAGCGGGTGCTCCACAGGAAGATACTCCGCTCCAGAAGCAGATAAACCATCTGGTCAAAACCTGCGCCGGCATTGCAGGCGGGCTGTTTATCCTGATTGGCATATTTACCTGGCGCAATCTCCCGGATCATGGTTTCCCGGACCGGCTGACAGAGAGTGTCCTGTCGGGCATTACTCTGGCCATGGCCATGATTCCGGAGGAATTCCCGGTTATCCTGACCGTGTTTCTTTCCATGGGCGCATGGCGGCTGGCGAAAAAACATTCCCTGGTGCGCAGGCTTCCCAGTGTGGAAACGCTGGGTGCCGTATCCGTACTTTGCGTGGATAAAACCGGAACCATTACCAAAAATCAAATGTCCGTTGAGGATATCTGGGTTGCAGCCGGCGACAGGCAGGGCCTGGTGGAAACCATGGGCCTGGCCTGCGAGACCGAACCCTTTGATCCAATGGAAAAGGCAATGCTGTCCTATTGCGAAGACCAGGGTATTTCACGGAAACACCTCTTTGAGGAAAGCGGTTTTCTCACGGAATACTCCTTTACCAATGACCTGAAAATGATGGGCCATGTCTGGCGTCATGAGGGAGAAATCCGAATCGCTGCCAAAGGCAGTCCCGAACGGATTTTCACCATCTGTAACCTTACCGGCGAACAAAGGGCGGAGGCTGAGCGGCAAAACACGGAGCTCTCCGGTCGGGGACTGCGGGTGATTGCGGTTGCCATGGCAAAGCCAGCCAGCGAAGCGGAGATTCCGGACGCCATTACCGACTGCCGGCTCACTCTGCTGGGGCTGGTGGGCCTGGCCGATCCGCCGCGGGAAAATGTCCGGGCGGATATCGCAGTTTGTAACCAGGCTGGTATCCGCGTCGTTATGATTACAGGCGACAGCGGCGCCACGGCTTCCGCCATTGCCGGAAAAATAGGGCTGCCTCACAGCGGTGACATCTTAACGGGCGACAGGCTCAGCGCCATGAGCGATGAGGATCTTCAAAGAGCCGTTCAAACAGTTTCCATCTTCTCCCGTGTGCTGCCGGAACATAAAATGCGCATTGTCAGGGCATTCCAGGAGAACGGGGAGATCGTAGCCATGACCGGCGACGGAGTAAACGATGCACCAGCCCTGAAATATGCCGATATCGGCATTGCCATGGGAAAACGTGGCAGCGAGGTGGCCAGGGAGGCTGCCGACCTCATCCTGATGGATGACAACTTTACCACCATCGTGGAGAGCGTACGGGATGGACGCCGTATCTTTGATAATATCCGCAAGGCGGTGGGATATGTGTTTACGATCCATGTTCCGATTGCCTTTGCTTCTCTGCTGGCGCCGCTGCTGAAGATTCCGCCTGCAGCACTGCCTTTGCTACCGCTCCATATTGTACTGCTGGAGATACTGATCGATCCCACCTGCTCCATTGTACTGGAGCGCCAGCCGGCGGAAACGGACATCATGGAGCGACGCCCCCGCGACCCGAAGAAAAAGTTGCTGACTCCCGGCTTGTTCCTCAAAAGTTCCCTGCAGGGTCTGTTCATATTCGCCGCCTCATTCAGCGCATATTTTTCCCTGCTGAAAGGAGATGTTTCCCGTGCGCCCGTAGCCCGCTCCATGGGGCTTGCCATCCTTATGCTGGCAAATCTGTTCCTGGTACAGGTCAACAGCTCCGACAGCGATCCCGCGTTCCGATCCATGCGGCGGCTTGCCGGAGACCGGGTGATGCAGGTGGCAAATGCCGGCACTCTGTTGTTACTGGCCCTTATTCTTTACTCACCCCTTTCCGGCATCCTGAAGCTGTCTGCGCTGTCTGCCCCCCTGCTGCTGACTGCTGTGGGACTGGCTGCTGCTTCGGTTTTGTGGTATGATCTGATCAAATATATTAAAAAACGGAATACAAAATAG